In a genomic window of Carassius carassius chromosome 43, fCarCar2.1, whole genome shotgun sequence:
- the fgf6a gene encoding fibroblast growth factor 6a, with translation MATAQRFLISMCESSGRWTWTAVVLLGFLLGIVSSYPISNRTNATSLEKRWERLFSRSVLGISVEKSDLNWENDYLLGIKRVRRLYCNVGIGFHLQVLPDGRINGVHNENQYSLIEISAVERGVVSLYGVRSKLFVAMSSHGRLYGTRAFRDECKFKETLLPNNYNAYESSIYKGFYIALSKHGRLKRGYKASPAMTVTHFLPRL, from the exons ATGGCCACTGCGCAAAGGTTCCTCATCAGTATGTGCGAGAGCAGCGGGCGCTGGACGTGGACTGCGGTTGTTCTGCTGGGCTTTCTGCTTGGGATCGTGTCCTCCTACCCCATCTCGAACAGGACCAATGCAACTTCACTGGAGAAAAGGTGGGAGAGGCTCTTTTCCCGCTCCGTTTTGGGGATCTCGGTGGAGAAATCGGACCTGAACTGGGAGAATGACTATTTGCTGGGCATTAAGAGAGTGCGGAGGCTGTACTGCAATGTGGGCATCGGGTTTCACCTGCAGGTCCTGCCAGACGGAAGGATAAACGGTGTCCATAATGAGAACCAGTACA GTCTAATAGAAATCTCAGCGGTAGAGAGAGGAGTGGTTAGTCTATACGGCGTGAGAAGCAAGCTGTTTGTCGCAATGAGCAGCCACGGAAGGTTATATGGAACG AGGGCCTTCCGTGACGAGTGCAAGTTCAAGGAGACACTGCTGCCCAACAATTACAACGCATATGAGTCTTCCATTTACAAGGGCTTTTATATCGCCCTCAGCAAACACGGCCGCTTGAAGCGAGGCTACAAGGCTTCCCCAGCAATGACTGTCACACATTTCCTCCCACGTTTATGA
- the tigara gene encoding probable fructose-2,6-bisphosphatase TIGAR A isoform X2, whose amino-acid sequence MLAFGLTIVRHGETQCNKDGLLQGQKIDSPLSEIGIQQSEAAGQYLRDVKFTNVFVSDMKRAKQTAEIIARNNRTCPDIELVADPSLKERSFGIAEGGRVIEMKNMAKAAGQPLPEFTPPEGETMEQVKVRIKGFLKTMFHRIANEHQDKIQDGETSLADETDRAQAGLPDDGVLNVPVHALVVGHGAYMSIAMKYFFEDLKCPMPRGLDPSQRYSICPNTGMCRFLITLKCNNVDPALSDLKCVFINRRDHIKA is encoded by the exons ATGCTCGCTTTTGGCTTAACGATAGTCCGACA TGGTGAGACGCAGTGCAACAAAGATGGCCTTTTACAAg GTCAGAAAATAGACTCTCCACTTTCTGAAATTGGGATACAGCAGTCTGAGGCTGCTGGTCAGTACCTCAGGGATGTAAAATTCACAAATGTGTTTGTCAGTGACATGAAACGTGCCAAGCAG ACCGCAGAGATCATTGCGAGGAACAACAGAACCTGTCCTGATATAGAGCTAGTAGCAGATCCATCACTTAAAGAGAGA AGTTTTGGTATAGCTGAGGGAGGACGAGTTATAGAAATGAAAAATATGGCTAAAGCAGCCGGACAGCCTCTGCCAGAGTTCACTCCGCCTGAGGGAGAGACCATGGAGCAG GTAAAAGTGCGAATCAAGGGTTTTCTCAAGACTATGTTCCACCGAATAGCTAATGAACATCAAGACAAAATACAAGATGGTGAAACATCCCTAGCAGATGAAACTGACAGGGCTCAAGCAGGACTTCCAGATGATGGAGTCTTGAATGTGCCTGTCCATGCCTTGGTGGTTGGCCATGGGGCTTATATGAGCATAGCTATGAAGTATTTCTTTGAGGACCTGAAGTGCCCCATGCCCCGTGGTTTAGACCCTTCTCAGAGGTATTCCATCTGCCCAAACACCGGAATGTGCCGATTTCTTATCACTTTGAAATGTAATAATGTAGATCCTGCACTTTCAGATTTGAAATGTGTGTTCATTAACAGAAGAGATCACATCAAGGCTTAG
- the ccnd2a gene encoding G1/S-specific cyclin-D2a, whose protein sequence is MELLCLEMDTIIRARPDPNLLYDDRVLQSLLTIEERFLPQCSYFKCVQKDIQPFMRRMVATWMLEVCEEQKCEEEVFPLAMNYLDRFLAVVPTRKCNLQLLGAVCMFLASKLKETRPLTAEKLCIYTDNSIRPQELLEWELVVLGKLKWNLAAVTPNDFIEHILRKLPLPEDKLDLIRKHVQTFIALCATDFNFAMHPPSMIATGSMAAAICGLQLNSTNRSLWGDNLTELLAKITNTEVDLLKACQEQIERVLMNNLREGRQQQQKQQQQEQGGPRSKALDDQDQSSTPTDVRDINL, encoded by the exons ATGGAACTGCTTTGTCTCGAGATGGACACCATTATAAGAGCCCGTCCTGACCCGAATCTTCTATACGATGACAGGGTACTACAAAGCTTGTTGACCATCGAAGAGAGGTTTCTTCCCCAGTGTTCATATTTTAAATGCGTTCAGAAAGATATTCAGCCCTTTATGCGGAGGATGGTCGCAACTTGGATGTTGGAG GTCTGCGAGGAACAGAAATGCGAGGAAGAAGTTTTTCCACTGGCTATGAACTACTTAGACCGATTTTTAGCGGTGGTACCAACAAGAAAATGTAACTTGCAGTTGCTCGGCGCAGTGTGCATGTTTCTGGCGTCTAAACTGAAAGAGACGCGGCCATTAACAGCGGAGAAGCTGTGCATCTACACTGATAACTCAATCAGACCGCAAGAACTGCTG GAATGGGAGCTGGTTGTTCTGGGAAAATTGAAGTGGAATCTGGCTGCTGTCACTCCCAATGACTTTATTGAGCACATTCTGAGGAAACTTCCGCTGCCTGAGGATAAGCTGGACCTGATCCGTAAACATGTGCAGACTTTCATCGCCCTTTGTGCAACAG ATTTCAACTTTGCCATGCACCCTCCATCCATGATTGCAACGGGAAGCATGGCAGCAGCTATCTGTGGCCTGCAGCTTAACAGCACTAACCGCTCACTGTGGGGAGACAACCTAACAGAATTACTCGCCAAGATCACAAACACAGAAGTT GATCTGTTAAAGGCATGCCAGGAGCAGATTGAAAGAGTGTTGATGAATAACCTGAGGGAGGGccgccagcagcagcagaaacagcagcagcaggaacAGGGTGGCCCGCGCAGCAAAGCACTTGATGACCAAGACCAGTCCAGCACCCCAACCGATGTACGAGACATCAACTTGTGA
- the LOC132124961 gene encoding uncharacterized protein LOC132124961 — MHTVPLLCLAALTSALITCHPIQKETMQTDLTRENLSNMENMISTYGYFLMMKFSKRMRKAIYQESKEADLLKKSKDCFLLLHIKTNNIMSFDATKNTYISVDGINKDCFKTIHGKNSHHAACPWRSDALIKLVEGKSHTEAYSAELHHSLQSNNHKTHHRLRRSQYIDPSDPLGSENPRSRTANYQRPNQEHEHERSSNVSKETITSYDDPLHVLLSKSPVSPNLQKQKKHKQVAPSDPF, encoded by the exons ATGCACACAGTCCCTCTTCTCTGTCTggctgctctcacctctgcactAATAACTTGTCATCCTATACAAAAAGAAACAATGCAAACAGATTTAACAAGAGAAAATCTGAGCAATATGGAGAACATGATCAGTACATATGGATATTTCCTAATGATGAAATTTAGTAAAAGAATGAGGAAAGCCATTTATCAGGAGTCCAAAG AAGCTGATTTACTGAAGAAAAGCAAGGACTGCTTCTTACTACttcatattaaaacaaataatataatgtcCTTCGATGCAACTAAAAACACATATATTTCA GTTGATGGCATTAATAAGGACTGCTTTAAAACAATTCACGGAAAGAATTCCCATCATGCTGCGTGTCCATGGAGGAGTGATGCATTGATCAAGCTAGTTGAAGGTAAAAGCCACACCGAGGCTTATAGTGCAGAATTACATCATTCTCTGCAGTCAAACAACCATAAAACACATCACAGACTGAGAAGAAGCCAGTATATTGACCCATCTGATCCCTTGGGATCTGAGAATCCCAGATCAAGGACTGCTAATTATCAAAGACCAAATCAAGAGCATGAGCACGAGCGCAGCAGTAATGTTTCTAAAGAAACCATCACTTCCTATGATGACCCTTTACACGTACTGCTCTCCAAGAGCCCTGTCAGTCCAAACTTACAAAAACAGAAGAAACACAAGCAAGTTGCACCATCTGATCCATTCTGA